A window of Streptomyces sp. SAI-127 contains these coding sequences:
- a CDS encoding YceD family protein: MALNARLDHRNPLVFDTHELGRRPGALQRLTREIDAPKDLGIQGVIGVPEGAPVVLELRLESVMEGVLVTGTARAQAEGECVRCLEPLELVLEADFQEMFSYPDADDRGRVKAEPADDAEEDEDRLFIEDGLFDLEPVLRDAVVLALPMQPVCQDDCLGLCSECGARLTDDPDHHHDAVDIRWAALQGLAGSLEDGEKDEMSGAEPGVDEKQEK, encoded by the coding sequence ATGGCCCTGAACGCCCGCCTCGACCACCGCAACCCTCTCGTGTTCGACACACACGAGCTGGGGCGGCGTCCTGGCGCGCTGCAGCGCCTGACCCGTGAGATCGACGCTCCCAAGGACCTCGGTATCCAGGGAGTGATCGGAGTGCCGGAAGGCGCCCCGGTCGTGCTCGAGCTCCGCCTCGAGTCGGTCATGGAAGGGGTGCTTGTCACAGGCACCGCCCGTGCACAGGCCGAGGGGGAGTGCGTAAGGTGTCTGGAGCCGCTTGAGCTGGTGCTCGAAGCGGATTTCCAGGAGATGTTCTCGTACCCTGACGCCGACGACCGTGGCCGCGTGAAAGCGGAACCGGCCGACGACGCCGAGGAAGACGAGGACAGGCTCTTCATCGAGGACGGCCTGTTCGACCTCGAACCCGTGCTGCGCGATGCGGTGGTGCTCGCACTGCCGATGCAGCCGGTGTGCCAGGACGACTGTCTGGGCCTGTGCTCCGAGTGCGGGGCGCGGCTCACGGACGACCCGGACCACCACCACGACGCCGTCGACATCCGTTGGGCGGCACTGCAGGGACTCGCCGGTTCACTCGAAGACGGCGAGAAGGACGAGATGAGCGGCGCCGAACCTGGCGTCGACGAGAAGCAGGAGAAGTAG
- a CDS encoding HSP90 family protein yields MDSQTSQTPQVPQQPHTFQVDLRGLVDLLSHHLYSSPKVYLRELLQNAVDAITARRAEQPDAPARVRLYAENGALRVEDSGVGLTEADVHSLLATIGRSSKRAEGLQEVRSDFLGQFGIGLLACFVVAERIRVVSRSARTPDAPPVEWTASDDGSYRVRTLPSDARPEPGTTVHLVARAGAGEWLTPERVLRLARDFGSLLPYDVRVGDEAVTDLPAPWDRPYPSPATRRVALARHCHELFGFTPLDSIELNVPLAGIRGVAYVLPSAVSPAQRATHRVHLKGMLLTERAEQLLPDWAFFVRCVLDTDSLRPTASRESLYEDETLAAVREALGERIRSWLTGLAAGDPERLAAFLSVHHLGVKSLARHDTDMLRTMLPWLPFETTDGRLSLEEFARRHPVVHFTRTVEEYRQVAPIASAQGVGVVNGGYTYDSDLVEALPSVRPGTVVSELDADTVTAHMDLVDPAEELALAGFLAAARARLDPLGCDVVLRAFRPLSVPALHLDDRDARHEQARAEAEDRADDLWAGILGSLRGSAPRARLVLNHLNPLVRRIGSLGDPELIGTATESLYGQALLMAQRPLRPADSALLNRAFMGLLEWATNGEEDP; encoded by the coding sequence ATGGATTCCCAGACCTCACAGACACCCCAGGTACCTCAGCAACCTCATACGTTCCAGGTCGACCTGCGCGGTCTGGTGGACCTCCTCTCCCATCACCTCTACTCCAGCCCCAAGGTCTATCTCCGCGAACTGCTCCAGAACGCGGTGGACGCGATCACGGCCCGGCGGGCCGAACAGCCGGACGCCCCGGCCCGAGTGCGGTTGTACGCCGAGAACGGCGCCCTGAGGGTCGAGGACTCCGGGGTCGGGCTCACCGAGGCGGACGTGCACAGCCTGCTGGCCACGATCGGGCGCAGTTCCAAGCGGGCCGAGGGACTTCAGGAGGTCCGCTCCGACTTCCTCGGCCAGTTCGGCATCGGTCTGCTCGCCTGTTTCGTCGTCGCCGAGCGGATCCGGGTGGTCAGCCGCAGCGCCCGTACGCCGGACGCCCCGCCCGTGGAGTGGACGGCGAGCGACGACGGTTCGTACCGGGTGCGGACGCTGCCGTCCGACGCGCGTCCGGAGCCGGGGACCACCGTGCACCTGGTCGCGCGGGCGGGCGCCGGCGAGTGGCTCACGCCGGAGCGGGTCCTCCGGCTCGCGCGGGACTTCGGTTCCCTGCTGCCGTACGACGTCCGGGTCGGCGACGAGGCGGTCACCGACCTGCCCGCCCCCTGGGACCGGCCCTACCCCTCCCCCGCCACCCGCAGGGTGGCGCTGGCCCGGCACTGTCACGAGCTGTTCGGCTTCACCCCACTGGACTCGATCGAGCTGAACGTGCCGCTCGCCGGGATCCGGGGCGTGGCCTACGTCCTTCCGTCGGCGGTCAGCCCCGCCCAGCGGGCGACTCACCGCGTCCATCTCAAGGGCATGTTGCTGACCGAGCGGGCCGAACAGCTGCTGCCGGACTGGGCGTTCTTCGTGCGCTGCGTCCTGGACACCGACAGTCTGCGCCCTACGGCCTCGCGCGAGTCGCTGTACGAGGACGAGACGCTGGCCGCCGTACGGGAGGCGCTCGGGGAAAGGATCCGGTCCTGGCTGACGGGCCTCGCCGCCGGGGATCCGGAACGGCTCGCGGCCTTCCTGTCCGTGCACCACCTGGGCGTGAAGTCGCTCGCGCGGCACGACACGGACATGCTGCGCACGATGCTGCCGTGGCTGCCGTTCGAGACGACCGACGGGCGGCTGTCGCTGGAGGAGTTCGCGCGGCGGCACCCGGTGGTGCACTTCACGCGGACCGTCGAGGAGTACCGGCAGGTCGCGCCGATCGCCTCCGCGCAGGGCGTCGGGGTGGTCAACGGCGGTTACACGTACGACAGCGACCTGGTCGAGGCACTGCCCTCGGTGCGGCCGGGAACGGTCGTCTCCGAGCTGGACGCGGACACCGTCACCGCCCACATGGACCTGGTCGACCCGGCCGAGGAGCTGGCGCTCGCCGGTTTCCTGGCTGCCGCGCGGGCCAGGCTCGATCCGCTGGGCTGCGACGTGGTCCTGCGTGCGTTCCGGCCGCTGTCCGTGCCCGCGCTGCACCTGGACGACCGGGACGCCCGGCACGAGCAGGCCCGGGCCGAGGCCGAGGACCGGGCCGACGACCTGTGGGCGGGCATCCTCGGCTCGCTGCGCGGCAGCGCCCCACGCGCGCGTCTCGTGCTGAACCATCTCAACCCGCTGGTACGGCGGATCGGTTCGCTCGGCGATCCGGAACTGATCGGCACCGCCACCGAGTCCCTGTACGGGCAGGCCCTGCTGATGGCCCAGCGCCCGCTCAGGCCCGCGGACTCGGCCTTGCTGAACCGGGCCTTCATGGGCCTGCTGGAGTGGGCCACGAACGGCGAGGAGGACCCGTGA
- the rnc gene encoding ribonuclease III: MSTPKKNSGDNQASSHTLLEGRLGYKLESALLVRALTHRSYAYENGGLPTNERLEFLGDSVLGLVVTDTLYTTHPDLPEGQLAKLRAAVVNSRALAEVSRGLDLGSFIRLGRGEEGTGGRDKASILADTLEAVIGAVYLDQGLEAASELVHRLFDPLIEKSSNLGAGLDWKTSLQELTATEGLGVPEYLVTETGPDHEKTFTAAARVGGVSYGTGTGRSKKEAEQQAAESAWRSIRAAADERAKAVAEKAVEAVEVVEAAKDDDEGPSSVSA; the protein is encoded by the coding sequence GTGTCCACGCCGAAGAAGAACTCGGGCGACAACCAGGCCTCGTCCCACACGCTGTTGGAAGGGCGGCTCGGGTACAAACTCGAGTCCGCCCTTCTGGTGCGTGCGCTGACCCACCGTTCGTACGCGTACGAGAACGGCGGTCTGCCGACCAACGAGCGGCTGGAGTTCCTCGGGGACTCCGTGCTCGGCCTCGTGGTCACGGACACGCTGTACACCACCCACCCCGACCTGCCCGAAGGCCAACTGGCCAAGTTGCGGGCCGCGGTGGTCAACTCACGCGCACTGGCGGAGGTCAGCCGCGGGCTCGACCTGGGCTCCTTCATCCGGCTCGGCCGTGGTGAAGAGGGCACAGGCGGCCGGGACAAGGCGTCCATCCTCGCCGACACCCTGGAAGCGGTGATCGGCGCGGTCTATCTCGACCAGGGTCTCGAAGCGGCCTCCGAACTGGTGCACCGCCTGTTCGACCCCCTGATCGAGAAGTCCTCCAACCTCGGTGCCGGCCTGGACTGGAAGACCAGTCTCCAGGAGCTCACCGCGACCGAAGGGCTCGGCGTGCCCGAGTACCTGGTCACGGAGACCGGCCCCGATCACGAGAAGACCTTCACTGCTGCCGCCCGCGTCGGAGGCGTCTCGTACGGCACCGGCACCGGCCGCAGCAAGAAGGAGGCGGAGCAGCAGGCCGCGGAGTCCGCCTGGAGGTCCATCCGGGCCGCCGCGGACGAGCGCGCCAAGGCGGTGGCCGAGAAGGCCGTCGAGGCCGTCGAGGTCGTCGAAGCCGCCAAGGACGACGACGAAGGTCCGTCGTCCGTCTCCGCCTGA
- the mutM gene encoding bifunctional DNA-formamidopyrimidine glycosylase/DNA-(apurinic or apyrimidinic site) lyase, whose amino-acid sequence MPELPEVEVVRRGLARWVAHRTVAEAEVLHPRAVRRHLAGADDFAHRLKGRRVGTPSRRGKYLWLPLEDTDQSILAHLGMSGQLLVQPHAAPDEKHLRIRVRFADEVDTELRFVDQRTFGGLSLHDNTPDGLPDVIAHIARDPLDPLFDDEAFHQALRRKRSTIKRALLDQSLISGVGNIYADEALWRSRIHYERPTANFTRPRTAELLGHVRDVMNEALAVGGTSFDSLYVNVNGESGYFDRSLDAYGREGLPCKRCGTPMRRRPWMNRSSYFCPRCQRAPRVTS is encoded by the coding sequence ATGCCCGAGTTGCCCGAGGTCGAGGTCGTACGGCGGGGCCTCGCGCGGTGGGTCGCCCACCGTACGGTCGCCGAGGCCGAGGTGCTGCATCCGCGTGCGGTCCGCCGTCACCTCGCCGGTGCCGACGACTTCGCGCACCGTCTCAAGGGCCGCCGCGTCGGCACCCCGAGCCGCCGCGGGAAGTACCTCTGGCTGCCCCTGGAGGACACGGACCAGTCGATCCTGGCGCACCTCGGCATGAGCGGCCAGCTGCTAGTCCAGCCGCATGCCGCCCCCGACGAGAAGCACCTCAGGATCCGGGTGAGGTTCGCGGACGAGGTGGACACCGAGCTGCGCTTCGTCGACCAACGGACCTTCGGCGGGCTGTCGTTGCACGACAACACCCCCGACGGTCTGCCCGACGTGATCGCGCACATCGCGCGCGACCCTCTCGACCCGCTCTTCGACGACGAGGCCTTCCACCAGGCCCTGCGCCGCAAGCGCAGCACCATCAAACGGGCTCTGCTCGACCAGTCGTTGATCAGCGGAGTCGGCAACATCTACGCGGACGAGGCCCTTTGGCGCTCCCGCATCCACTACGAGCGCCCCACCGCGAACTTCACGCGCCCGCGCACGGCCGAACTCCTGGGCCACGTCCGGGACGTGATGAACGAGGCCCTCGCGGTCGGCGGCACCAGCTTCGACAGCCTGTACGTCAACGTCAACGGCGAGTCCGGTTACTTCGACCGGTCCCTCGACGCGTACGGCCGGGAGGGGCTGCCGTGCAAGCGGTGCGGTACGCCGATGCGCCGGCGGCCGTGGATGAACCGGTCCAGCTACTTCTGCCCGAGGTGTCAGCGGGCGCCGCGCGTCACGTCGTAA
- the rsmD gene encoding 16S rRNA (guanine(966)-N(2))-methyltransferase RsmD: MTRVIAGRAGGRRLAVPPGNGTRPTSDRAREGLFSTWQSLLGGPLDGERVLDLYAGSGAVGLEALSRGASHTLLVEADARAARTIRENVKNLGLPGAEVRAGKAEQIIQQPAPTEPYDIVFLDPPYRVTDHDLREILLTLRTEHWLAPQALVTVERSTRGGEFQWPPGFDAVKARRYGEGTFWYGRAASTCEDAR, encoded by the coding sequence ATGACTCGCGTGATCGCGGGCAGAGCCGGCGGACGCCGCCTGGCCGTCCCGCCGGGCAACGGCACCCGTCCCACCTCGGACCGCGCGCGCGAAGGTCTCTTCTCCACCTGGCAGTCCCTCCTGGGCGGCCCCCTGGACGGCGAACGGGTCCTCGACCTGTACGCGGGCTCAGGGGCGGTAGGCCTGGAAGCCCTCTCCCGCGGCGCGAGCCACACCCTCCTGGTCGAGGCCGACGCGAGAGCCGCCCGCACGATCCGCGAGAACGTCAAGAACCTCGGCCTCCCCGGCGCCGAGGTACGGGCAGGCAAAGCGGAACAGATCATTCAACAACCGGCGCCGACAGAGCCGTACGACATCGTCTTCCTCGACCCGCCCTACCGAGTCACAGATCACGATCTTCGCGAGATTCTCCTCACACTCCGCACGGAACACTGGCTAGCGCCGCAGGCCCTGGTCACCGTGGAGCGCAGCACCAGAGGCGGAGAATTCCAGTGGCCGCCCGGTTTCGACGCGGTCAAGGCCCGTCGCTACGGCGAGGGAACGTTTTGGTACGGTCGCGCCGCCTCTACGTGCGAAGACGCACGATGA
- the recG gene encoding ATP-dependent DNA helicase RecG produces MDLVPALEEPLKKVLGPATAKVMAEHLGLHSVGDLLHHYPRRYEERGQLTHLADLPMDEHVTVVAQVADARLHTFASAKAPRGKGQRLEVTITDGSGRLQLVFFGHGVHKPHKELLPGTRAMFAGKVSLFNRRLQLAHPAYELLRGADDDAVEAVETWAGALIPIYPATAKLESWKIGKAIQTVLPSAQEAVDPLPESLREGRGLVPLPEALLKIHRPHTKADIADAHARLKWDEAFVLQVALARRRHADAQLPAVPRKPAPDGLLSAFDDRLPFTLTDGQQKVSKEIFDDLATDHPMHRLLQGEVGSGKTMVALRAMLAVVDAGGQAAMLAPTEVLAQQHHRSIVEMMGELAEGGMLGGSEHGTKVVLLTGSMGTAARRQAMLDLVTGEAGIVIGTHALIEDKVQFHDLGLVVVDEQHRFGVEQRDALRGKGKQPPHLLVMTATPIPRTVAMTVFGDLETSVLDQLPAGRSPIASHVVPAADKPHFLTRAWERVREEVENGHQAYVVCPRIGDEEEDPKKARKSAEDEAEKRPPLAVLDIADQLAKGPLSGLRVEVLHGRMHPDDKDAVMRRFAAGETHVLVATTVIEVGVNVPNATAMVIMDADRFGVSQLHQLRGRVGRGSAAGLCLLVSEMPEASPARQRLTAVASTLDGFELSRIDLEQRREGDVLGQAQSGARTSLRVLAVIEDEEIIAEARQEATAVVEADPELKGLPGLRTALDALLDEEREQYLEKG; encoded by the coding sequence ATGGATCTCGTGCCCGCACTGGAAGAACCGTTGAAGAAGGTGCTCGGCCCCGCCACCGCGAAGGTGATGGCCGAGCATCTCGGCCTGCACTCCGTCGGCGACCTCCTGCACCACTACCCGCGCAGATACGAGGAGCGGGGGCAGCTGACCCACCTCGCCGACCTGCCGATGGACGAGCATGTCACCGTCGTCGCCCAGGTCGCCGACGCCCGCCTGCACACCTTCGCCTCCGCCAAGGCGCCGCGCGGCAAGGGACAGCGCCTGGAAGTCACCATCACGGACGGCAGCGGCCGCCTCCAACTGGTCTTCTTCGGCCACGGCGTTCACAAACCCCACAAGGAGCTCCTGCCGGGCACCCGCGCGATGTTCGCCGGCAAGGTCTCCCTCTTCAACCGCCGCCTCCAACTGGCACATCCGGCCTACGAGTTGCTGCGCGGGGCCGACGACGATGCAGTGGAGGCGGTGGAGACCTGGGCGGGCGCCCTGATCCCCATCTATCCCGCCACCGCCAAACTGGAGTCCTGGAAGATCGGCAAGGCGATCCAGACGGTGCTGCCGAGCGCCCAGGAGGCGGTCGACCCCCTTCCGGAGTCCCTCCGCGAGGGTCGCGGCCTGGTCCCCCTCCCCGAGGCACTCCTCAAGATCCACCGCCCGCACACCAAGGCCGACATCGCCGACGCCCACGCCCGCCTCAAGTGGGACGAGGCCTTCGTCCTCCAGGTGGCCCTGGCCCGCCGCCGCCACGCGGACGCCCAACTCCCTGCGGTACCGCGGAAACCCGCTCCGGACGGCCTCCTCTCGGCCTTTGACGACCGACTGCCCTTCACCCTCACGGACGGGCAGCAGAAGGTCTCCAAGGAGATCTTCGACGACTTGGCGACGGACCATCCGATGCACCGGCTGCTGCAGGGCGAGGTCGGATCGGGAAAGACGATGGTGGCCCTGCGCGCCATGCTCGCCGTGGTCGACGCCGGCGGGCAGGCGGCCATGCTGGCCCCCACCGAGGTGCTGGCCCAGCAGCACCACCGGTCGATCGTGGAGATGATGGGAGAGCTGGCCGAGGGCGGCATGCTGGGCGGGTCCGAGCACGGCACCAAGGTCGTGCTGCTCACGGGTTCGATGGGGACGGCCGCGCGCAGGCAGGCGATGCTCGATCTGGTCACCGGTGAAGCCGGGATCGTGATCGGGACCCATGCGCTGATCGAGGACAAGGTGCAGTTCCACGACCTGGGCCTGGTCGTGGTCGACGAACAGCACCGGTTCGGGGTCGAGCAGCGGGACGCCCTGCGCGGCAAGGGCAAGCAGCCGCCCCACCTCCTCGTCATGACGGCCACGCCCATCCCGCGCACGGTCGCGATGACGGTCTTCGGTGACCTGGAGACCTCCGTCCTGGACCAGCTCCCGGCCGGCCGCTCACCCATCGCCAGCCATGTCGTCCCCGCCGCCGACAAGCCGCACTTCCTCACCCGGGCCTGGGAGCGGGTCCGCGAGGAGGTGGAGAACGGCCACCAGGCCTACGTCGTCTGCCCCCGCATCGGCGACGAGGAGGAGGACCCGAAGAAGGCCAGGAAGTCCGCGGAGGACGAGGCCGAGAAGCGCCCGCCGCTCGCCGTCCTGGACATCGCCGACCAGCTGGCCAAGGGCCCCCTGAGCGGCCTGAGGGTCGAGGTGCTGCACGGCCGTATGCACCCCGACGACAAGGACGCGGTCATGCGCCGCTTCGCCGCGGGCGAGACGCACGTCCTGGTCGCCACCACGGTCATCGAGGTCGGCGTCAACGTCCCGAACGCCACGGCGATGGTCATCATGGACGCCGACCGCTTCGGCGTCTCCCAGCTCCACCAGCTGCGAGGCCGAGTGGGCCGGGGTTCGGCGGCGGGTCTCTGTCTCCTGGTCTCGGAGATGCCGGAGGCGAGCCCGGCCCGCCAGCGCCTGACCGCGGTGGCGTCGACTCTGGACGGCTTCGAGCTGTCCCGCATCGACCTGGAGCAGCGCAGGGAGGGCGACGTGCTGGGCCAGGCCCAGTCCGGTGCCCGGACCTCCTTGCGGGTCCTCGCCGTGATCGAGGACGAGGAGATCATCGCGGAGGCGAGGCAGGAGGCGACGGCGGTGGTGGAGGCAGATCCCGAGCTGAAGGGGCTTCCCGGCCTGCGCACAGCCTTGGACGCGCTCCTGGACGAGGAGAGGGAGCAGTACCTGGAAAAGGGCTGA
- the coaD gene encoding pantetheine-phosphate adenylyltransferase → MRRAVCPGSFDPITNGHLDIISRASRLYDEVYVAVMINKSKKGLFEIDERIDLIREVTAEYGNVIVEAFHGLLVDYCKERDIPAIVKGLRAVSDFDYELQMAQMNNGLSGVETLFVPTNPTYSFLSSSLVKEVATWGGDVSHLVPPLVLEALNKRLRKD, encoded by the coding sequence GTGCGCCGCGCCGTCTGTCCCGGGTCGTTCGACCCGATCACCAACGGACATCTCGACATCATCTCCCGCGCCTCCAGACTGTACGACGAGGTCTACGTCGCGGTGATGATCAACAAGTCCAAGAAGGGCCTCTTCGAGATCGACGAGCGGATCGACCTGATCCGAGAGGTCACCGCCGAGTACGGCAACGTGATCGTGGAGGCCTTCCACGGCCTCCTCGTCGACTACTGCAAGGAGCGCGACATCCCGGCCATCGTCAAGGGCCTGCGCGCGGTCAGCGACTTCGACTACGAGCTCCAGATGGCCCAGATGAACAACGGCCTCTCGGGCGTCGAGACCCTCTTCGTCCCGACCAACCCCACCTACAGCTTCCTGTCCTCCTCGCTCGTCAAGGAGGTCGCGACCTGGGGCGGAGACGTCTCCCACCTGGTCCCGCCGCTGGTCCTGGAGGCACTCAACAAGCGCCTGCGCAAGGACTGA
- a CDS encoding ATP synthase F0 subunit B has translation MDVQKKLDEIVSTVSGARSMPMSASVMVNRAELLAMLEELRQALPGSLAQAQELIGDREQLVEQARQEAERIIGQAHAERGSLISDTEVARRSQAEADRILNEARQEAEEVRAEADDYVDSKLANFEVVLTKTLGSVGRGREKLLGTGPGLDENGYEDEDAPERSHDPETLRKDADSYVDVKLGAFEAVLAKTLEAVGRGRQKLHGRIATDDLGALADDTSTVQHSSDADYLADLTALAEQDARTQARGHSEQQAQQPDYAQQPAYGYQQQSDAYAAYQQQPDSYAQQDPYGYQQADPYAYQGYDQQQYDANQAQQAQQPHQSQQSYALDETSLFDTGMITPEQLRAYEQGRGQ, from the coding sequence GTGGACGTGCAGAAGAAGCTCGACGAGATCGTCTCCACGGTCTCCGGTGCCCGGTCGATGCCCATGTCGGCCTCGGTGATGGTCAACCGCGCCGAACTGCTCGCGATGCTCGAAGAGCTGCGCCAGGCCCTGCCCGGTTCCCTCGCGCAGGCCCAGGAACTGATCGGCGACCGCGAGCAGCTGGTCGAGCAGGCCCGCCAGGAGGCGGAGCGGATCATCGGGCAGGCGCACGCCGAGCGCGGCTCCCTGATCTCCGACACCGAGGTCGCCCGCCGCTCCCAGGCCGAGGCCGACCGGATCCTGAACGAGGCCCGGCAGGAGGCCGAGGAGGTCCGCGCGGAGGCCGACGACTACGTCGACTCCAAGCTCGCCAACTTCGAGGTCGTCCTCACCAAGACGCTCGGCTCGGTCGGCCGCGGCCGCGAGAAGCTGCTCGGCACCGGCCCGGGCCTCGACGAGAACGGCTACGAGGACGAGGACGCCCCCGAGCGCAGCCACGACCCCGAGACCCTGCGCAAGGACGCCGACTCCTACGTCGACGTCAAGCTCGGCGCCTTCGAGGCGGTCCTCGCCAAGACCCTGGAGGCCGTCGGCCGTGGCCGCCAGAAGCTGCACGGCCGTATCGCCACGGACGACCTCGGCGCCCTCGCCGACGACACGTCCACCGTCCAGCACTCCAGCGACGCCGACTACCTGGCCGACCTCACCGCCCTCGCGGAGCAGGACGCCCGGACCCAGGCCCGCGGCCACTCCGAGCAGCAGGCCCAGCAGCCCGACTACGCCCAGCAGCCGGCGTACGGCTACCAGCAGCAGAGCGACGCCTACGCGGCCTATCAGCAGCAGCCAGATTCCTACGCCCAGCAGGACCCGTACGGCTACCAGCAGGCCGACCCCTATGCCTACCAGGGCTACGACCAGCAGCAGTACGACGCGAACCAGGCCCAGCAGGCCCAGCAGCCCCACCAGTCGCAGCAGAGCTACGCCCTGGACGAGACCAGCCTCTTCGACACCGGCATGATCACGCCGGAGCAGTTGAGGGCGTACGAACAGGGTCGCGGCCAGTAA
- the rpmF gene encoding 50S ribosomal protein L32 — MAVPKRKMSRSNTRHRRSQWKAAVPTLVACERCHEPKLQHIACPACGTYNKRQVLEV, encoded by the coding sequence GTGGCTGTTCCGAAGCGGAAGATGTCGCGCAGCAACACGCGCCACCGCCGGTCGCAGTGGAAGGCTGCGGTCCCCACCCTGGTTGCGTGCGAGCGCTGCCACGAGCCCAAGCTGCAGCACATCGCGTGCCCTGCTTGTGGCACCTACAACAAGCGCCAGGTCCTCGAGGTCTGA
- a CDS encoding helix-turn-helix domain-containing protein, producing the protein MDTTQQPLEARDLPYDVFAKACPSRGTLEHVTGRWGGLTLGALYEGSLRFNELRRRVDGVSEKMLSQTLQALERDGLVHREAQPTNPPRVDYELTPLGREVAERLLGLIHFVEGRMDDVLAARERYDVTRGAR; encoded by the coding sequence ATGGACACCACGCAGCAGCCCCTGGAGGCACGGGACCTCCCGTACGACGTGTTCGCCAAGGCCTGCCCCTCGCGCGGCACGCTGGAGCATGTGACGGGCCGCTGGGGCGGACTCACGCTCGGCGCCCTGTACGAGGGCTCGCTGCGCTTCAACGAGCTGCGCCGCCGGGTCGACGGCGTGAGCGAGAAGATGCTCTCGCAGACGCTCCAGGCGCTGGAGCGCGACGGCCTGGTGCACCGCGAGGCCCAGCCCACCAACCCGCCCCGGGTCGACTACGAACTGACCCCGCTGGGCCGCGAGGTCGCCGAGCGGCTGCTGGGCCTCATCCACTTCGTCGAGGGCCGCATGGACGACGTCCTGGCCGCCCGCGAGCGTTACGACGTGACGCGCGGCGCCCGCTGA